Below is a genomic region from Fischerella sp. PCC 9605.
GCAGCGGCTGATGATTTAGAGATTATCATTCTCGGAGAATCAGGACATGGTGCTCGTCCCCATGAGGCCATAGATGCGATTTGGATAGCCTCGCAAGTAATTACTACACTACAACAGGCGATTAGCCGCACCCAGAATCCCTTGCGTCCTGTAGTGTTGAGCATAGGGAAAATTAATGGTGGTAGAGCGCCGAATGTGATTGCCGACAAGGTGCAGTTATTGGGAACAGTGCGATCGCTCCATCCCGAAACTCGTGCCAATTTACCAAACTGGATTGACCAAATCGTCGCTAGTGTCTGCAATTCCTATGGTGCAAAATATCAAGTAAATTATCGCCAGGGTGTACCCAGCGTGCAAAATGATTATGTCTTGACGCAGTTGTTGCAATCATCGGCAGAAGAAGCTTGGGGTAGCGATCGCGTGCAAGTCTTACCCGAACCCTCTCTTGGTGCGGAAGACTTTTCCGTTTATTTAGAACGCACACCTGGCTGCATGTTTCGCTTAGGTGTAGGCTACAGAGACAGAGTGATTAACTTCCCGTTGCACCATCCTCAATTTGAAGTCGATGAATCTGCTATTGTCACTGGAGTTGTCACAATGGCATATACTGCTTATAGATTTTGGCAACAAAATAATTGATGATATCAAATCCGGCTAATTCATGTTCATTAAAAACCCTCACCCCGTCCTGTCGGACACCCCTCTCCCAACTAGGGAGAGGGGAAGGGGGTGAGGGCAGATACGATAACTAATCCAACGGATTTGATATGATAAGTCCAAGATATTAAACAAAAACTCCCGACACATGTTTGTGTTGGGAGTTTTAAACCTAACCTAGCAAATAGCTTTAAGTATCTAAATTACACCCGATATTAAAACTAAGGTGTAAATTAGATAGACTATCGAGCTGCACTTTGTTGACCCATTCTCTCTTGAATTTTCTGCTTAGCAGCTTTGAATTGGGTAGCCAGTTGCTCGCTTTGATCGCTGCTTAAGTTATTGCGAATAGCAGCGAACATAGTGCTTTCTTCTTGGCGAATATGGTCGCCAACAGCGTCCATAAGCTGTCTAACTTTATCTTTAAATTGAGATGAAGAGGGGTTAATAGCCTTAATTTCCTCTAGCATCCGCTTCATTTCAGCTTGCTCATCGTATAGTTCTTGAGTATCGCTTTCACCGTAGAAAGAACGTACTCTTGGGTAGACAACTTCTTCTTCAGCTTCAGCGTGAGCAGTTAAATCTTTATAAATTTGACCGAAGTACTCTTGGATCTTTTGGGGATCGTTGCTTGCCAACAGTTCGGTGAACAGAGTATTCACCTTGTTGTGATCCAGGCGGATAACATCCTGGACATTCATATCACTTTTATCGCTGGTTTGGGTAACAGTACTGCCGACAACACCACTCAATGCTGCCATAGCATCTTGTACGCGTCCCCAAATACCCTGATCCACTTCTTGTCCGGTGAGTTCGCGAACACCCAAGATTTCCAGAATACCTTTGAGTTGCTCTTGGTGAGCGCGGTTCTCAAAGTTAACAGTATTTAAAGGTCCGATCGCCATCATCACATCAGCACCAACTTTTTGTGCGGCTTTGTGAATTGTCAAGCCGGACATTACTTGCTGGTGCTTCAGCAATTCATGTTGAAATACTTTTTCATACAAGCTCAATTCGGAGCCTTGCATCAACTGCCGAAGCTTTTGAATCATATCTGTAACTGTTTTTTCGGGCTCGGCTTGGATGCCATATTGAACATTAACTGTTTCGAGAATACCCTTGTTTTTTTGGTCATCCTCGAGCATTTTCCGAATGCGATCGGCAATTTCGCTATCAGTTACTTCTCTCAAAAATTGTTCTTCATTTTGAATGATTAAATCTTGAATTGCTCTCATATCTGCCAATTTCATGGCAATAGCAGAACGCTTAGCATCATCTAAAGCAACAACCATGCTCTGTTCTCCTCTGAAAATACTTTGTAATTTCAACAACTTCAGGTTGCCATATGATTTTGGACTGTTCCATCTTTCTTTTGAACGATAACTCCAAAACCAAGGATATAAAAAATTTAATTTTCAGGATAATTTTAAAAATCAATATATATCTATACTTTGAGATAGATAACTACTAGAGACTACACTCCTTCGCTAGATAGATAAATTTTTCTGGCCGCTTTTCTAGATTGACTCCAGGGTAATCAAATAGGAGATGAAGTCGTAATGCCCGAGAATCCTGGACTAGGAGAACAGGCACTCAATAAAGCCGCAGAAATAGGCTTATCTAGCCAGTTAGATGAAGTAGAAAATTTAGATGTAAATATCAAAGCTGAACCGCTTAATCTAGTTCAGGGACAGGTAGAATCCGTCTCCATAGAAGGTGAAGGTTTGGTAATGCAGCAAGACCTCCGCATGGAGGAACTAGAAATGGATGTTAGTAGCGTTGCTATTAATCCTCTGAGTGCGGCTTTTGGCACAATTGAACTGACCAAACCTACACGGGGGAGTGCGCGGGTGACTTTAATCGAAGAGGATATCAACCGCGCTTTTAATTCCGAATATATCCGCTCAAAACTGCAAAGCCAGAAAATTCATGTGAATGGACAATTATTGACGATTGATCCTCAAAACGTAGATTTTCGTCTCCCTGGAAACGGTAAAGTCGCATTGAATGCCACTGTACTTTTGAAAGAAACCAACGAAACCCATAAAGTAGCTTTTTCAGCATCACCTCGTGTTAGCCAAAATGGACAAGCAGTCACTTTGGAAAATGTCGAGTACGGTGACACTCAGGAAGTATCACCAGAACTGACAAAAGCTTTAGTAGATGCAACTAGCGAGATATTGGATTTAAAGAACTTTGACCTAGACGGAATAGCCCTGCGGGTTAAAAGTATACAGGTGGAAGCAGGTAAACTTATCTTGCAAGCCGAAGCTTATGTTGAAAAAATTCCTTCGGCATAATTTCATTTCATCTTAAGAAGATATCGAAACGCCTACCCTGCTACAACTCTCTACACCTATTTACGGAAAAGTTTTTTCACCTCTTGTTCTTTGGAGCATATAAATTATGGCAACTCAAGAGAGAGACACTACGCCCTATCCTAATATTCCAGCTTTTTTGGAAAGTGACGACAGGGAGTTTCGTGACACTGGTGTACCTAGTACTGTGGCGATCGCAGGCCACCCTATTCACCCAATTCTCGTCCAATTCCCGATCTCTTTTCTCGTCGGGGCGCTGTTAACGGATGCAGCCTTCTGGTATATTGGCGATACTTTCTGGGCTAGAGCCTCTTTTTGGTTAATAGTCGGCGGCTTGGTAGGAGGTATTGCAGCAGCCCTAACTGGTTTGCTGGACTTTTTGAGAATAGGAAGAGTCCGCAAGCGCACTGCTGGATGGGCACACTTGATTCTCAACGTCAGTGCCTTGGTGCTGACGATTATCAACCTCGTATTGCGCTGGAATAACTCTGTAACTGCCGTATTGCCTTGGGGACTAGTACTCTCAGTTATCGTATCCGGGCTTCTCGGCGTTTCCGGCTGGTATGGTGGCGAATTGGTATATCGGCATAAAGTTGCTGTGATTGGCAACGGTAATCCAGATCAACCTTAGGGTAAAAGAGTTAAAAATTAGAACAGAAAATTAAAAATTGTATATTATACATTTTTAATTTTTGATTTTTAATTTTTAATTGATTTGTCCCCAACCCTGAGAAAATTGTGTCAAAAAAAACACAAACTCTATATATTTTTATATCCCTGCTCATCGTTGTGGCGATGGGCTTTTTCTTTAAATACTATAGTGGCCCTGCTCATAAATGGTTTAATGATTACGGAGCGGCTGTATTTTACGAAATATTTTGGTGCTTGTTCGCTTTTTGGTTTTTCCGCAGTCCGTCAGCAACTATTCAAATTCCTGTATGGGTCTTTATCATCACCTGTATATTAGAATTTTTGCAATTATGGCATCCCCTCTTTTTGGAGCAGTTTCGCGCTACGTTGATAGGTAAATGGTTAGTTGGTACTACCTTTGTTTGGTGGGATTTTCCTCATTATGCATTGGGTAGTGTTTTAGGCTGGTTGTGGCTGCGGCAATTACAAATAAAGGGTTATGCAAAAAAAAGTCAAAGTTAAACCAAATTCCAAAGTTCAAAAAATAGAAGAAGTAGCCGATGGCAGTCTAATTGTTTATTTAAAATCTCCTCCTGTTGACGGTAAGGCGAATGAAGAACTCATTCAGGTTTTAGCAGAAAAATTTGATGTGCCAAAATCTAGAATCAGAATTAAGTCTGGCTTATCTTCCCGAAACAAGTTGATAGAGATTGACAGTGATATATAGAGTAAAAGATAATTGCTTAAGTTGCTTTTGAATCAAACTTTGACTTTGTAGAGATGTCCTATACCAGATCTCTACAAATTCGTTGAAATGGCTCCATGCCTAATTTTCATGAGAACTTAGATAACTTAAATAAATAAACTCGTCTCCGAGCATTAGCTTAGAAAACGAGTTTATAGATGCTTTACGTCTGAAAAAGTTAATACTGAACTTCTTCCTTAATAGTGATATATCTTGACTGTGATTTCACTCTATCAATCCATGCTTGGATAGCAGGAAATTGCATCAAATCATACCCACCCTCATCAGCTACATGAGTATAAGCAAACAAAGCAATATCTGCAATAGTATAACGCTCACCTACAAAAAAATTGCAAGTCTTTAAATGGTTTTCCATCAACTTAAGTGCTGCATAACCAGGCTCGCGTTTTTGCTCTATAGCTTCCTTATATTCATCTGCTTTACCTAGTATAGAAATCCAAAATCTTGGTGTTGCAATAAAAGGCTCGTGTCTATTTTGTTCAAAGAATAACCATTGCATCACTTGCGCTCGTAAAAAGCGGTCATAAGGTAAAAATTCTGTTCCTTCACTCAGATAAATTAATATGGCATTTGATTCTGCCAAATATCTCCCTGGCTCAACCTCCAATAATGGAATTTTCCCAACAGGATTTTTACTCAAAAACTCTGGCGTTCGAGTCTCACCTTTCAAAATATTCATCTCTACCCTCTCAAATGGCATACCAATTTGTGACAATAAAAGTCGGATCTTGTAGCCGTTCCCTGAAGGTAAAAAATCGTACAATCTCAGCGTTTCCATGCCAATAAATGTTGAGATGAAGGTTACGATTAATAATAATGCAGTAAAATAGAATTAATTTTCAAACTAATAAAGAAACACAATAAAATTTTTATAAATGCAGATCTTGACCAAGAAAATATATTCTCTAAAAATAAAATTAATCAAGTATTATTTTTATCATTGAGATGTTTAATTTTATGCAGCGAAAGAGAATAAAAAATGTGTGGAAGATTTAGTTTAAGCGTCACTCAAGAAGTTTTAGCTCGAGCCTTTCATGTCGAAGAAGTTCCGAATTTAGAGCCGCAATATAACATTGCACCTACGCAAATGGTAGCGACGGTTTTGTATAATTTAGAAAACCACAAACGTGAACTTCAGCAGTTACGTTGGGGTTTAATACCCTCATGGGCAAAAGATCCGAGTATGGGAGCGAAGCTCATTAATGCTAGGTCGGAATCTGTAGCCGAAAAACCTGCTTTTCGCTCTGCCTTCAAGCGTCGGCGCTGTTTAGTAGTGGCGGATGGCTTTTATGAATGGCAGCAGCAAAAGGGCAAAAAACAGCCTTATTATTTTCGCCTCCGGGATAGCCAACCCTTTGGCTTTGCTGGGTTGTGGGAGGAATGGCAATCTCCCGAAGGAGAACAGATAAAATCTTGCACAATTTTGACAACTCAAGCTAACGAATTACTGCAACCAATTCACGATCGCATGCCAGTAATTCTCCAACAGCAAGATTACGAGGTGTGGCTAGATCCCCAAATACATGCAGCGAATGTATTACAGCCGTTATTGCACCCCTATCCATCAGAGGCAATGACAAGCTACCCCGTTAACACCGTGGTAAACAACCCCAGGCATAATAGCTCAGAGTGTATAATCCCAATCAGCACGGGGAATTCTTCTGCAAATCAGTTAAATTAACTATTAGTGAAAAAGCCCACTCACTAGCCGAACACCACAGAGGCGTCTATGCCAAGAACTCAGAGAAACGATAACTTTATCGATAAATCCTTTACAGTTATGGCGGATTTGATCCTGAAGATCCTGCCAGCGAATAAAAGAGCGAAAGAAGCCTTTGTTTATTACCGTGATGGAATGTCGGCGCAGTCAGAAGGAGAATATGCCGAAGCTTTAGAAAACTACAAGGAAGCTCTAGAACTAGAAGAAGATGCACTGGATCGGGGCTATATACTCTACAACATGGGGCTAATTCATGCCAGCAACGGCGAACACGAAACGGCTTTAGATTTATATCACCAAGCACTGGAGTGTAACCCCCGCTTACCTCAAGCTTTGAACAACATCGCGGTAATTTATCACTTCATGGGAGAAAAAGCGAAACAAGCAGGAGACGAAGACGGCGGCGAAGCACTGTTTGACAAAGCGGCTGATTATTGGATCAGAGCCATTCGCCTTGCTCCCAATAACTACATCGAAGCTCAAAACTGGCTGAAAACTACAGGAAGAATGCAAATTGACGTATTCTTTTAGTCATTGGTCATTTGTTGGTTGTTGGTTGTTGGTTGTTTTTATCACCACTAACTACTAACCACTAACCACTAACTAATGACTAATGACCAATTACCAATTACCAATTACCATCCTATGATCGACCGTGAACAAGTTCGCAAAGTCGCGCATCTTGCTCGCCTAGAATTGACACCAGAAGAGGAAGAACAATTTACTACTCAATTGGGAAGTATTCTGGATTATTTCGAGCAGCTAAGCGAATTGGATATCACTAACGTACCGCCCACAACACGAGCCATTGATGTCAGTAATGTGACACGCTCCGATGAACTCCAACCTTATGGCGATCGCGAAGCTATTCTCCAGGGTGCACCCCAACAAGAAGGCGAATTTTTCAAAGTGCCCAAAATTCTTAATGAAGAATAGTTAGTAGATAGTAGTTAGTAGATAGTAGTAATTTTTTGTGAATAATTAACCACTAACTACTAACCACCAACCACTAACCACGTCCCTAGATTGATGATTTCCTACCCAGGATGTGAGCTAATGAGTTGTGCATTACCTCAATCAAAAGAAAATAATCATGGGTTTGGGAATTCTTAAGGATGGTAAGTGGCTATCTGAACGGGAGCAAGAAGACTTAGAAGGTAAATTTATCCGTCCTTCAACCACTTTCCGCAACAAAATTACTGCTGATGGTTCGAGTGGGTTTAAAGCTGAACCAGGGCGCTATCATCTGTATATTTCCTGGGCTTGTCCTTGGGCGTGTCGCACTGCGATTATGCGCCAGTTAAAGGGGCTGCAAGATGTTATTGGTATGTCTGTGGTTGCTCCGGAAATTGATGATAACGGCTGGGAATTCTCGGATGAACCAGGCAGCATTCCCGATACAGTCAATGGGGCTAATTATCTTTGGCAAATTTATTTGCAAGCCGATCCCAACTATAGCGGACGTGTCACAGTTCCAGTTTTATGGAACACACAAACTAAGACAATTGTCAATAACGAATCCCGCGAAATTATGCGGATGTTTGATACTGAATTTAATAGTTTTGCTAAGAATAACGTAAATTTTTATCCAGAAAGTTTGCAAAAAGTTATTGACGAGACTATCGATGCTATTTACCAACCGATTAACAATGGTGTGTATCGGGCGGGATTTGCAACGAAGCAAGCAGCATATGATGAAGCGGTAACAGAATTATTTGACGCTCTCGACTACTGGGAAAAAATCTTAGGAGAACAACGCTATCTCTGTGGAAACCAAATTACTGAAGCAGACTGGTGTATGTTCACAACTTTATTTCGCTTTGATGCAGTTTACTATGTGCATTTTAAATGCAACTTACGCCGAATCGTAGATTATTCCAATTTGTGGAATTATCTCAAGGACTTGTACCAACAGCCAGGAGTAAAAGAAACTTGCAACCTAGACCATATCAAACGACATTATTACAAAAGCCATCCGAAAGTTAACCCAACTCGTATCGTTCCGAAAGGGCCGCTGATTGATTTTGAGGCTCCGCACAATCGCGATCGCATTTTTGCATGATGATACTTGGATAAAGTAAATAGCTTCAGCAAATTTTACTCAAATAACGCCAGAAGCAAGACTAATCGGATTAATTTGTGGGATAGACTAATCTCATGGTGTGAGGAATGCAAATATGGCTAATCCACGACCAGGGGGAAAATTAGTCTCGTTAGCTTTTGTAAGCGTATGTTTTTGTTTAGGCATTAGTATCGGATTGAGTATCCGCTTTAAGCGATCGCAAGCAACGGATACGAATAACCTACCCAGTGAAATTGTACCAGACCCGAATTATTCCCCAGATTTTAACTCACCCCCGTTTGTAGATGAGCCAAGTTATACAGACTCCATCACTATCCAAGCAGTAGGAGATGTTATTCCCGGTACAAATTTTCCTAACAAAAGACTACCGCGCGATCGCAACCAACTGCTACCAACATCAGTTAGGACATACTTGCAAAGAGCAGATATACTTTTTGGCAACTTTGAAACCAGCTTAACTAACCATCCTTATACTGCTAAAGATATCACTCGTGGGCAGGTTTTTGCCTTTCGCTCTCCTCCCTCCTATGCTCAGTTATTTGCTGATGCTGGCTTTGATGTGTTCAATATAGCCAACAATCATGCCTTAGATTTTGGTACGGTGGGGTTCCGTGACACTATTAAGAATCTCGCTGCTGTTGGGATTGAAACCTTAGGTCATAAAAATCAAATTCTTTTGCTAGAAGTTAAAAATATTGCGATCGCAATGATTGGGTTTGCACCCTACGAATTTTATAATTCGATTCACGATTTAGAAACAGCCCAAGCTCTTGTAAAAAAAGCCAAAACCCGAGCAGAGATTGTGATTATATCAATGCACGCAGGAGCAGAAGGAACGGGTGCATTACGAGTTAAAAATCGGACGGAGACTTTTTATGGGGAAAACCGGGGTAATTCAGTCAAGTTTGCCCGCAAAATGATTGATGCAGGAGCAGATTTAATCCTTGGACATGGCCCGCACGTTCCCAGAGCAATGGAACTTTATAAAGGAAAACTCATTGCTTATTCCTTGGGAAATTTTCTTGGATACCGGACTCTATCTACACGAGCTCAAACGGCTTACTCAATGATTTTAGAAGTTAAACTGAATTCAAAGGGAGATTTAGTGGGGGGTAGAATTATTCCCGTACATATGGATAGGCAAGGAATACCCCGCATTGATAAGCGTTTCCGAACTGTAGGACTTGTGCGTTATCTGATTGCCAGCGATTTTCCTAATACTTCGATAAAGGTTAACAAAAAGGGAGAAATATTATTAACTAATTAAGATTAGGCAATTACAATTATAAATAATATTTTTTCATAAAAAAATAACTTTATCTTAAATTCCTTGTATCTCAGACAACTGACAATCTAACTCTTCCACTGCTAAACCAGTAGCTTTTTGCCATTCCTCAAAAGTGAAGTTATAGCCATGCGCTTGTGCCATTTGCACAAAGGTTTCTAAATCAGGAGCTGAGTTGAGTGTTTCTCGCAAATTGGGATCGGTTTGAGCTGTTCTAAATAACCTGATTACTTCCTGTTGTGACATAGTTTTTCTCCGAGAATTTCATAAATTTAGCCATTGGTGAAGAGTCAATACAGACGCGATTAATCACGTCTGTGTAAGAGTTATTGGTTAATTTCTCCCCATCTCACACTCAGCATTTCATCTCTAAGTCGGTGAGAGGTTTTGTTCTTGACTATATGGATTATCAAATATCACGTATCCGTACAGTTTACTGTCACATTTACAACAGTTTAGCGATCGCAGGCTTCTACGTCAATTTGCTGATACAGTTCTCAACTTTTTTTTATAATTATTACTATAAAAATTTCAGATTTATTTGAAGTCTCTCTAATTTAGCCTAGGCTGAATCAATTATCCATTAGGATTTCGCTCTAATATTACTGATATGACAATAATAATTAAGTCAAAAATATAACTTTTAAACCCTCAGCTTCAGTAATAGTTGCACTATTGATTTTATGTGATTTAAATCACGTTCTACGCGATTTTGATCGTTTGGGAATATTATTTAACAAATATTCATAAAGTACTCCAATAGGAATAGCGATCGCAAATTCTGTTCCTTGTCCTAATTTTGAATTAACCTCGATAGTTCCGCCATGTTTTTCCACAACAATTTGACGAGTAATAGATAATCCTAAACCTGTCCCCGTAAGATACAGGGTGCGTTACGCTAGCGCTAACGCACCCTACTAGCTACTTATTGTTTTCTTCCTTCTACTTACTTATCTTGATCTTCATTTCCACCTGTATAACCAGTAGCGACCCATACCAAGGATCTAACTCCATCACGGATAGATTTTGCAATTGGTTCAGGGGAATTGTTGGAAGGTACTGAAACTGGTTTAAAATTAATACCCCGACTACCTAAAACAATTTCACCGATGACGGTAGCGCGTCGCATATGGTAATCGGAAGTTACCAAGTAGACACTTTTAACCCCACTTTTTTCTAAATCATCCACCAGTGTTGTAAAGTTTTCTACTGTATTGTTTGCCCGATAATCCAAGTGCAACCGCTGAGTATTAATTCCGGCTTTGGCAAATACTTCTCTTGTCACCCTAGGAGGGCTACCACCAGAAATCCAAATCGGTAGATCGGAATGCTTACGGGCAAAATCTGCTGTAAACTTTTCTCTTTCTAATTTCCTTGTAGAACCACCCAAGACTAAAATCGCTTGCGGTTGTACTAATTGTCCTTGGATCTCCTTATAACCCCACAACAACATCAGTGGTAGGGCTAGGATCGTTAAATGAGAAGAAATACCTTTTAATAGTAGCTTTTTCAAGGTTCTATCACTTCGGCTGCTTCAACAGATTTTGCTTGAAAAAGAATAATAATGTAGATTAACGGAAATAGGAAAAATATGCCCAGATTAATATCTAGGTGATTTTCCTAGTTTGGAAACGGTCATAGGTGACTTACAGCAACAGGCACTTTCTGGCTCGATGCTTGATTGTATCTACTATTGACGCAGATGCAAAGTATTCCTGGTATTTTATTTAACTGTTTTTAGACAACGGGACTGGCCAGATTCGAACCGGCGACCTAGCGCTTAGGAGGCGCTCGCTCTATCCAGCTGAGCTACAGCCCCAAATAAAATAGATATCACTTTACATGATATCACTTTTAGCCAGATTGCCAGCAGTTATTCCAAGCTCCGCCGCCTATTTCTAATCCACACACATAACTGTGTGCTTTCAGGATAATTTTTCCTTGACCATTACTTAATTCTCGTAGTTCTAAATTCAACTGTCCTTGGAGGGTATCACGGCAGCAAAACATTAAGCCATTTTCCGTGGGCGCACGCAGAGGAGTACCTGGTAAATGGGTAGTTCCAAGCAACTCAACCTCGTAGTGTGAATTTCTTGCTTGCATTTGCCATCGACCCCAAGGCTCGATATTCCACCTAACTTGCGAGTTCCAAGGAACGAATTCATAAAACTTGCCTTGGTAGTGTAAGCCAACCATAGCCACAGATTCCATCCACCATAATACTCCGCGCTTTCCACCACCAGCGGTTAGAGCTAGGTCGGGTTCGTCTAAAAAACTATTACAATTTGCCCAAAACCATTTCTTGGGAAAAGCACCACCCCAATTTTTCTCACTGTAAGCAGGGGCATTGGTAAATTCGTAGCGTTTACCATTCCAATCTATCCAACCGCTAGCTAACCCATGCGCCATCAATATTTGCCACCCAGGTTCAAAAATCTGCAAAAATGACAGCCAGCCAGCGGTTGATTGCTGTACGCTATTTTGGTTCCCCCAACCGTATACGGGCTGAATTTGATATTGCCAACGGCAATATTTGCCAGTACCGGGATCGCTAATTTCCCCTTGATTCAGAGTAGTTGTCGCTTGATAGCCTTGTTTGACATGAAGCTCAAACTCTGCTGGTTGAAGGTAGCGGGGTTGGATGTTTAGGTCTGTTTTGCCCCAATGACCCAAAGCTAGCACATCCTGCCTTGCCCAAAATTTGCTAACTTCAGGAAAAGTACGACATAAATATTCATCATCTGGCCCCAAGATTTGTGCTGCACCACCACTGTGGGGTTTACCGCCGATGGGGTCTTCGATAGAGTACATAAAGGCAAAAGATTGCCCTTCCCAAGGCAACGTGACGCGGTAATACCAACCTTCAAAGAAGCGACGGTTACTGCCATCCCAGTGATAGCCACTATGAGGAGTTTGGGTGGTGTCAAAAGGATTCTTAACAAGATCAAGCATGAGTTCTGTTCACAGAGGTGTAAGGGTGTAAGAGGATAGGGGTGTGAGGGAACTGCACTTGAGGAATTTGGTTTGTTTTTGTTAATAATGCCTTTAAACCATTTGAGATGTAGAGACGCGCCATGGCGCGTCTCTACAATGTTGTCTATTTGTCGCATTCTTTTTTCAAAATGGTATTACCTCTCACACCCAAACCACCCTGACACCCTTTTTTAGTATGCGCGATCGCCTTAACATTTTTAAACAAAAACAAAGCTAA
It encodes:
- a CDS encoding M20 family metallopeptidase, which gives rise to MLSRIKDLAATLAPRLIEIRRHIHSHPELSGQEYQTAAFVAGVLSSSGLHVEEGVGKTGVIGELQGVGEDNRILAIRTDMDALPIQERTCLEFASRAEGIMHACGHDVHTTVGLGTAMVLSQIAEELPGKVRFLFQPAEEIAQGASWMVADGAMEQVSGILGVHVFPSIPAGSIGVRYGALTAAADDLEIIILGESGHGARPHEAIDAIWIASQVITTLQQAISRTQNPLRPVVLSIGKINGGRAPNVIADKVQLLGTVRSLHPETRANLPNWIDQIVASVCNSYGAKYQVNYRQGVPSVQNDYVLTQLLQSSAEEAWGSDRVQVLPEPSLGAEDFSVYLERTPGCMFRLGVGYRDRVINFPLHHPQFEVDESAIVTGVVTMAYTAYRFWQQNN
- a CDS encoding hemerythrin domain-containing protein, producing the protein MVVALDDAKRSAIAMKLADMRAIQDLIIQNEEQFLREVTDSEIADRIRKMLEDDQKNKGILETVNVQYGIQAEPEKTVTDMIQKLRQLMQGSELSLYEKVFQHELLKHQQVMSGLTIHKAAQKVGADVMMAIGPLNTVNFENRAHQEQLKGILEILGVRELTGQEVDQGIWGRVQDAMAALSGVVGSTVTQTSDKSDMNVQDVIRLDHNKVNTLFTELLASNDPQKIQEYFGQIYKDLTAHAEAEEEVVYPRVRSFYGESDTQELYDEQAEMKRMLEEIKAINPSSSQFKDKVRQLMDAVGDHIRQEESTMFAAIRNNLSSDQSEQLATQFKAAKQKIQERMGQQSAAR
- a CDS encoding LmeA family phospholipid-binding protein produces the protein MPENPGLGEQALNKAAEIGLSSQLDEVENLDVNIKAEPLNLVQGQVESVSIEGEGLVMQQDLRMEELEMDVSSVAINPLSAAFGTIELTKPTRGSARVTLIEEDINRAFNSEYIRSKLQSQKIHVNGQLLTIDPQNVDFRLPGNGKVALNATVLLKETNETHKVAFSASPRVSQNGQAVTLENVEYGDTQEVSPELTKALVDATSEILDLKNFDLDGIALRVKSIQVEAGKLILQAEAYVEKIPSA
- a CDS encoding DUF2231 domain-containing protein codes for the protein MATQERDTTPYPNIPAFLESDDREFRDTGVPSTVAIAGHPIHPILVQFPISFLVGALLTDAAFWYIGDTFWARASFWLIVGGLVGGIAAALTGLLDFLRIGRVRKRTAGWAHLILNVSALVLTIINLVLRWNNSVTAVLPWGLVLSVIVSGLLGVSGWYGGELVYRHKVAVIGNGNPDQP
- a CDS encoding ribosomal maturation YjgA family protein is translated as MSKKTQTLYIFISLLIVVAMGFFFKYYSGPAHKWFNDYGAAVFYEIFWCLFAFWFFRSPSATIQIPVWVFIITCILEFLQLWHPLFLEQFRATLIGKWLVGTTFVWWDFPHYALGSVLGWLWLRQLQIKGYAKKSQS
- a CDS encoding DUF167 domain-containing protein; this translates as MQKKVKVKPNSKVQKIEEVADGSLIVYLKSPPVDGKANEELIQVLAEKFDVPKSRIRIKSGLSSRNKLIEIDSDI
- a CDS encoding glutathione S-transferase family protein is translated as METLRLYDFLPSGNGYKIRLLLSQIGMPFERVEMNILKGETRTPEFLSKNPVGKIPLLEVEPGRYLAESNAILIYLSEGTEFLPYDRFLRAQVMQWLFFEQNRHEPFIATPRFWISILGKADEYKEAIEQKREPGYAALKLMENHLKTCNFFVGERYTIADIALFAYTHVADEGGYDLMQFPAIQAWIDRVKSQSRYITIKEEVQY
- a CDS encoding SOS response-associated peptidase, with amino-acid sequence MCGRFSLSVTQEVLARAFHVEEVPNLEPQYNIAPTQMVATVLYNLENHKRELQQLRWGLIPSWAKDPSMGAKLINARSESVAEKPAFRSAFKRRRCLVVADGFYEWQQQKGKKQPYYFRLRDSQPFGFAGLWEEWQSPEGEQIKSCTILTTQANELLQPIHDRMPVILQQQDYEVWLDPQIHAANVLQPLLHPYPSEAMTSYPVNTVVNNPRHNSSECIIPISTGNSSANQLN
- a CDS encoding photosystem I assembly protein Ycf3 is translated as MPRTQRNDNFIDKSFTVMADLILKILPANKRAKEAFVYYRDGMSAQSEGEYAEALENYKEALELEEDALDRGYILYNMGLIHASNGEHETALDLYHQALECNPRLPQALNNIAVIYHFMGEKAKQAGDEDGGEALFDKAADYWIRAIRLAPNNYIEAQNWLKTTGRMQIDVFF
- the gatC gene encoding Asp-tRNA(Asn)/Glu-tRNA(Gln) amidotransferase subunit GatC; translation: MIDREQVRKVAHLARLELTPEEEEQFTTQLGSILDYFEQLSELDITNVPPTTRAIDVSNVTRSDELQPYGDREAILQGAPQQEGEFFKVPKILNEE
- a CDS encoding glutathione S-transferase family protein, giving the protein MGLGILKDGKWLSEREQEDLEGKFIRPSTTFRNKITADGSSGFKAEPGRYHLYISWACPWACRTAIMRQLKGLQDVIGMSVVAPEIDDNGWEFSDEPGSIPDTVNGANYLWQIYLQADPNYSGRVTVPVLWNTQTKTIVNNESREIMRMFDTEFNSFAKNNVNFYPESLQKVIDETIDAIYQPINNGVYRAGFATKQAAYDEAVTELFDALDYWEKILGEQRYLCGNQITEADWCMFTTLFRFDAVYYVHFKCNLRRIVDYSNLWNYLKDLYQQPGVKETCNLDHIKRHYYKSHPKVNPTRIVPKGPLIDFEAPHNRDRIFA